In Candidatus Poribacteria bacterium, one genomic interval encodes:
- a CDS encoding HAMP domain-containing protein: MRRYSIQTKIVLPFLLLFACVTLFVPLLTVELFAWKYSEQFTRETQGWLDTIVETGFIREDSEKVKKAYSVEIMVFGSDYTLNDSTLRGLSDAELDWANLAKKMRLSEVKKHFQAANETPITHDVTLAGKPYKVFYLSLPPERFYCLLRPMEKIAEAKRTLTWYMLGIAVLVMALIAFISHRIGKNLTNPIKVLVDSTARVATGDLDEQCKIKTHDEIGDLAAAFNQMTKDLKESRDQLIQAERLATAGKMSASFAHEIRNPLSSMRMLAQMLMQKPEMLGEKHQQSVRYILEEIERIDTIVKGLMDFARPASLDLKQQPITPILKAVLSLMEANLAHHKIQLVLDLLPETPEIQFDSDKLKQAFMNVVLNAMEAMPQGGVLKMSTFTDNDSVCIKVEDTGVGIPVEDLEDLFEPFFTRKSRGTGLGLANVKRILEEHGGSVEIHSTPGDGTEVSLRLPSRDV, from the coding sequence ATGCGTCGGTATAGCATTCAAACCAAAATCGTTCTCCCATTTTTGCTCCTATTTGCTTGTGTTACTCTCTTTGTGCCGTTGCTAACAGTTGAACTCTTTGCGTGGAAGTACAGTGAACAGTTTACCCGTGAAACCCAAGGCTGGCTCGATACTATCGTAGAAACTGGGTTTATTCGGGAGGATAGTGAGAAAGTCAAGAAAGCGTATAGTGTAGAAATTATGGTTTTCGGTTCCGATTATACACTGAATGATAGCACGTTACGCGGGCTTTCTGATGCTGAGTTGGATTGGGCGAATTTGGCGAAAAAAATGCGGCTCAGTGAAGTGAAAAAGCATTTCCAAGCAGCCAATGAAACACCTATTACACACGATGTCACACTCGCTGGAAAGCCCTACAAGGTCTTTTATCTTTCGCTCCCACCTGAACGCTTCTACTGCCTATTGCGCCCAATGGAAAAGATAGCCGAAGCAAAGCGGACCCTAACATGGTATATGTTGGGTATTGCTGTTCTCGTTATGGCACTGATTGCTTTTATCAGTCATCGTATCGGAAAGAACTTGACGAACCCGATTAAAGTTTTGGTCGATTCTACGGCTCGTGTCGCGACGGGTGATCTCGACGAGCAGTGTAAGATTAAAACACATGATGAAATTGGCGATCTCGCGGCTGCGTTCAATCAGATGACAAAAGATCTCAAGGAGTCCAGAGATCAGTTAATTCAAGCGGAACGCCTGGCGACAGCGGGAAAAATGTCTGCTTCATTCGCGCATGAGATCCGAAATCCGCTGTCATCGATGCGGATGTTAGCACAGATGTTGATGCAGAAACCCGAAATGTTGGGAGAGAAACATCAGCAATCCGTTCGCTATATCCTTGAAGAGATTGAGCGAATTGATACCATCGTGAAAGGTTTAATGGACTTCGCACGTCCTGCGTCCCTTGACCTCAAGCAACAACCGATTACACCTATCTTAAAAGCCGTTCTCTCTTTGATGGAAGCCAACTTAGCGCACCACAAAATCCAACTCGTCTTAGACTTGTTACCTGAAACCCCAGAAATTCAATTTGATTCAGATAAATTGAAGCAGGCATTTATGAATGTCGTATTGAATGCAATGGAGGCAATGCCACAAGGTGGGGTGCTGAAAATGTCTACGTTTACAGATAATGACAGTGTGTGTATCAAGGTTGAAGATACCGGAGTCGGAATACCAGTGGAGGATTTAGAAGATCTCTTTGAGCCATTTTTTACCCGAAAATCGAGAGGAACAGGACTTGGATTAGCGAATGTCAAACGGATCCTTGAAGAGCATGGCGGCAGTGTAGAAATTCACAGCACACCCGGTGACGGGACAGAAGTGTCGCTACGGTTACCTTCGCGAGATGTATGA
- a CDS encoding sigma-70 family RNA polymerase sigma factor, which yields MEETDMTNIQKPTPVYTASELEHIDEGELVNRFQNGDIEAFNPLVLKYQKKIYNLVYQQIRDRETAKDVSQEVFLKAFKALPNFKGDSAFYSWIYRIAINSSIDFQRQRNRSKVLTFEELPPNADEVLKMSDSHPSPEKLLEEKELGRIIRKAVRKLPPGQRRVFNLRHRRELAIKEIAVLLNRSEGTIKTHLHHAHRRLQGMLLPYLRDEPLEWHGET from the coding sequence ATGGAGGAAACAGACATGACGAATATCCAAAAACCGACCCCTGTGTACACAGCATCGGAGCTTGAACACATTGACGAGGGTGAACTCGTCAATCGGTTTCAAAATGGTGACATAGAGGCTTTTAATCCACTCGTTCTCAAATATCAAAAGAAAATATATAACCTTGTTTACCAGCAGATTCGTGATCGAGAGACGGCAAAAGACGTTAGCCAAGAGGTCTTTTTAAAAGCGTTTAAAGCACTGCCTAACTTCAAAGGAGACTCTGCATTTTACAGCTGGATTTATCGAATCGCTATCAATAGTAGCATCGACTTTCAGCGGCAGCGTAACCGTAGCAAAGTTCTTACGTTTGAAGAATTACCACCTAATGCCGATGAGGTCCTAAAGATGTCAGATTCTCACCCGTCGCCTGAAAAACTCCTTGAAGAAAAGGAACTGGGTAGGATTATTCGGAAGGCGGTCCGGAAACTTCCGCCGGGTCAGCGTCGTGTCTTTAATCTTCGTCACCGAAGGGAACTGGCAATTAAAGAAATCGCAGTGTTGTTAAACAGATCAGAGGGCACAATTAAAACACATTTACACCATGCGCACCGGCGTCTCCAAGGTATGCTTCTCCCTTATCTGCGAGATGAACCGCTGGAGTGGCATGGGGAAACTTAG